DNA from Streptomyces luteogriseus:
CCCCGCCGGCACACCTCCTCCCGACGACCGGCTGGCTCTCCTGGAGGAGACGGCCGCCCGGCTGGCCGGCCTCGCCGGGGACGCGCTCGACCATGCCAAGGCTCTCGCCAGGACCCCCGTCACCGAGGAGCCGGACTACGCCCGCGTCCTGGGCGACCAGGAACTCCTCCTCCGTCTGGTCGACCGCCTGGAAGCGGTGCGGCTCGACCGGCTGGAGGCGGTGCAGGATCTCAAGGCCGCCGAGGCGTCGGCGAACGGACTGGTGATGCCCTTCGCGGAGTTCCACCGGCGGGTGGAGGAGTGCGAGACGCGGTTCCAGGAGGGCCCGGGGGGTCTGCGCAACATCCTCAACAAGAGGGTTCGCAAGAACCTCGCGCCCGGGCGGGCGGAGTTCGCGCAGGCCGCTCCCGCGCCCTCACCGGCCGCCCGGGCGCTCGCGGAGCGGCTCACCGCCCTCGACTCGGCCCCCGGCACGCCCCCCGCCGGCCCGACGGCGACCGTCACGACGCCGCCCGCCCCACGCCCCTCTCCCCCGCCGCCGGACGCGCAGGCCGGCCCGCGCGAGCGGGTGCGGCATGCCCTGGCCGTCGCCGAGCAGGCGCTCGACGCCAATTTCGCCGAGGCCTGGCGGACCCTGGAGCGCTATCCGGCCGGGCTCGGGCACCGGGACGCGGTGGTGATGCTGCGGACCTACCTCGGCGGGCGGCAGGCCGAGTCCGACCAGCGGCTGGGTCGGTCGGCGGCGGCCCGGCGGGGCTGGAACGCCATGCTCTCCGACGACCCCCTGCATCCGGCCGTGCTGCGCAACCTGGCGGTCGCGCACACCACCGCCGGTGACTTGGGCCAGGCCGCGCACGCGTGGCGGCGCCACCTCGAAGCGCTGTACCTGGGGGCCGTGCTCGACGGGGACCTGCGCCGCGGTGCCGCCGAACGCGCCGAGCTGCATCGCGTGCTGGCCGCGTCCTTCGGTACGGCTCCCCTCTGTCCGCGCGCCACGGACGACCGGGAGACGGAGCAGGAGACCGCGCAGGTGGTGCCCCTGCTGGCCAGTGCCGGAAAGGTCACGGCCACCGTCGCCCACCTGCGGCTGGAAGAGCTCAATCACATGCTCTCCCAGCGCGGTCCGACCCTGCTGCTCGGCGTCGGCCGCTCCGTCGAGGAGACCGAGCTGGCGGCTGCCCGGGACCGTCGCAAGGCGACCGTCGAAGCGACCGTGCGGCTGCTCCCGCCCAGGACCAGGGCGGGCTTCCGGAAGCTGTGCGACGAGCTGATCGACGAGGCGTACGAGGCGGCGTCCACGGCGCGGGGACGCACCCGGCGTGCGGGGGACGAGGCCGAGGAGGGCGCGCACCTGGAGTGGGCGCGGGACCGGATCCTGTGGAAGCACCGGCTCGCCGGCGCGGTGCAGGGGCCGGCGTCCGAGTGGCCGCTCACCGAGTACTCGGGTGACGTGCTCGCGGGTCTGCGCCTCGTCGACTCCCTCCCCCTGGACCCGGCGGATCCGGGGCTGCTCGTGAGCGCCCAGAAGCTGGGCCTGCGGGGTGACGCCGGGCAGATCATCGAGAGGTACAACCGGCTGACCGAGCATGCCTGCGACTTCGCCCTGGGGTGTATTCACGAGGCCGCCGAGCAGGCTGCGTCCGGGCCCGCGACGCGGCACTTCTCCGACCGGTTCCGGCGGATGACCCGCTCCTGGGGACGCAATGACGACGTCATCCCCGAACGCTGGTCCGGCGCCCTCGACGACCCCCAGCGCCTCTACCACCCGTCCGCCGAGTCGGCGTTCGCGATCCTGGAGAGGCTGCGGGACGCCGGGCGCCCCGCCGACGAGAGGGAACGCGGCATCCTCACGGCCGCCGTGACCGCCCTGGAACGCTGGGTGGAACGGCTCCCCGGGGCCACCGGCCCCGCCCGCACCCTGGCCGTGGTCCTCAGCGCCCTCGACCGGCACGACGAGGCCCGGCGGGTGCTGGATCAGGCGCTGCGCGAGGCGTTCAGCGCGCGGGGACGACGGCAGGTCGCCCTGTCGCAGGTCCGTCTCGACATCACCCGCGGGAAGTTCGCCGAGGCCGTGGACCGGGTGCGGGAACTCCTGCTGCGCGAGCCCGACGAGGTGTCGCTGCGCCGCCTCCTCGTCGAGGCGTACCACAGCTGGATCACCTCGGGGAGGGACGTTCCCGAGGCGTCCGTCATCGCCGCGGAACTCGCGCGGTGGACGGATGCCGAGACCGTGCGGGACCGTCGCACGCTGGTGGTGAAGGCGGTTCTGGCCAAGGACCGGAGCGGACTGGACCCCGTGAGCGCCGCCCGGTCGGTCGCCGAGGACCTGCGGCGGGTGTGCGAGGACGACCCGGACAACGTGGGTGCCCGCGAACAGCATGTGGCCGCGCTCTACCGGCACGCGGTGGCGGTCCGTACGGGAATGCGCTCCACCACGGGCAGGGAGCGCGCGACGCTGGGTGAGCGGCTCAAGACGGTCTGCGCGCAGTGCGCGGACTCCGCTACCGGCCTGTTGGACTCGGGCCTGCTCACCGACGAGGAACGAAGCGAGCAGATCAGGGGGTTCCTCCGGGCCGTCCGCCCGGAGGAACCCCCTGACCCGCTCAGTTCGCGTCGGGCGTGAGCCGCACCGCGATCGAGTTGATGCAGTATCGCTGGTCCGTGGGCGTCGGGTACCCCTCGCCCTCGAAGACGTGCCCGAGGTGCGAGCCGCACCGGGCGCACCGCACCTCGACCCGCACCATGCCGTGCGACCGGTCCTCGATCAGCTCCACCGCGTCGGTGTCCTTGGGGTCGAAGAAGGACGGCCAGCCGCAGTGGGACTCGAACTTCGTGTCCGAGGTGAACAGGTCCGCGCCGCAGGCACGGCACGAGTAGACACCCCGGGTCTTGGTGTCGGTGTACTCACCGGTGAAGGCGGGCTCGGTCGCCGCCTGCCGCAGGACCGCGTACTCGCCCGGGGTCAGTTCCGCGCGCCACTGCTCGTCCGGCTTCTCCACGTCGTACGGCATGAGCCTCCAGCCCCTCAGTTCGACAGACGGTCCAGGATGTGCGGGCCGAGGTCGGTGACGTCGCCCGCTCCCATGGTGAGAACGAGATCACCCGGCTTCGCCATTCCCGCGACGACCGACGGGACGTCCGCCTTGTCGTGCACCGGCGTCACGTCGGCGCCCGCGGCCCGGGCGGCGTCGATGATCAGCTCGCTCGTGATGCCCGGGATCGGGTCCTCGCGCGCCGGGTAGATGTCCAGGACGACGGAGGCGTCGGCGAGGGCGAGGGACTGCCCCATCTCTTTGCCGAGCTCCTGGGTCCGGGAGAAGAGGTGCGGCTGGAAAACGACCAGGATCCGGGCGTCGCCGCCCGCCGCGCGCATGGCCTCCAGGTCGGCGGTCATCTCGGTGGGGTGGTGCGCGTAGGAGTCGATGACCTGGACGCCCGCGGCCTCGCCCTTCAGCTGGAGCCGCCGCTTCACGCCCGTGTACGCGGCGATCGCCGTGGCCAGGTCGGCCGCCGGGACCCCGAGGGCCACGCCCGCCGCCAGCGCGGCGACCGCGTTGTGCGCGTAGTGCCGGCCGGGGACGGAGACCGTGAAGGTCAGCTCCTGTCCCTCCAGCACTACGGTGACCTCGCTCTTCAGTCCCTGCGGCACGACCGACAGCACGCGCACGTCGGCGTCGTCGGACTCGCCGTACGTCACCACGGTCACGTCACGCGCCCGGACGCGGCGGGTGAGCTCCCGGGCGCCCTCGTGGTCGGCGGCGATCACCAGCGTGCCGCCCTCGGTGATCCGGTCCACGAACGTCTCGAACGACGCGTAGATCTCGTCCATCGACGCGTAGTTGGCGTGGTGGTCGAGTTCGACGTTGAGGACGATCGCGACCTCGGGGGCGTACTTGTGGAAGCTGCGGTCCGACTCGTCGGCCTCGGCGACGAAGATCTCGCCCTCGCCGTGCAGCGCGTTGGAGCCGGGCGCGTCCAGGTCGCCGCCGATGGCGTACGAGGGCTTGAGGTCCAGCTCGCTCAGCGACACGGCCAGCATCGACGTCGTGGTCGTCTTGCCGTGCGTACCGGCGACGGCGATCGGCCGCAGCCCGTCCATCAGGGCGGCGAGCGCGTCGGACCGGTGCACGACGGGGATGCCGAGCTCGGCCGCGCGGGCCAGCTCGGGGTTGTCCTGCCGGATCGCCGACGACACCACCACACAGCTGGCGTCGTCGGCGAGGTGCTCCGCGGCGTGCCCGATGTGCACGGTCGCGCCCAGCGCCCGCAGCGCCTCGGCCGTGGCCGACTCCTTGGCGTCACTGCCCGCCACGACGGCTCCGCGCTGCGCGAGGATCTTCGCGATCCCCGACATGCCGGCCCCACCGATCCCGATGAAGTGCGGTCGGTCCATGGCGGGAGGAAGGCCGGCTGCCATGCGTGTCTCCAAGTTCGGGTGACGAGAGTGAGCGGCCCCCACCCTATTTCAGGAGCGCGCAGAGCCGCGCCGGGCCCGCAGACCCGCTCCTACGCCTTGCTGTGCGAGAACAGCTTCAGCACCGGCACCCCCACCTTGTGCCGGGCCCGGGACGCCCAGTCGCGGTGGAAGAACTCCTCCACGTAGTGGGGATCGGTCAGCACGATGACCTCGTCCGCCCCGGCGTCCTCCACCAGGGACTTCAGCGCGTCCAGCGGATGGTCCTCGATCAGCCGTCCCTCCGCGGGACTGCCCGAGGTGCGCAACGCGGCGAGTGAGACCTCCAGCGCCCGCTGCCCCACGCTCAGGGCCTCCTCCCCCTCCGGTGTCTCCCCCTCGCGCACGGCTTCGTCGAGCTCGCCGAGCGCCACGTCGTCGATCGCCCGCAGCAGGCGGTCCGCCTGCTCACCGCGCGGCTGGAGCAGCACCTGGAAGGAGACCTGCTCCTCGCCGTGCAAGGTGGTGACGAACTCCACGTCGGCCGACGTCAGCGCCTTCTCGATCATCAATACGCTTGTGAACACCAGGCGCCCCTTCTGCTCCGGGGGCCCGTGGCCCCCACTCCTCCGCGGGCCGCACCGGGCCTGCGGAAACCGTCCTGCCCCGTGCTCGCACGGGTACTGCCGGATCCAGTGTGCCCTCCGAAAACCAAACAGAACGGCATATTCCGCCGATTAACGGACTGACAGTGAGGTTCACCCCCGCTTCCGGATGAACCGGCCGGCCGGACTCCCCGACCGCCGACTCCTCCTACCCCGGGTTCGGCGTTTCAGTACGCCTCCCGGGCCCGCCCGTACCGCGTGAACAGGAAGCCGTCCTCCTCCAGCATCGACACCAGCCCGAAGCGGTGCGGGACCGTGACCGCCGGCCCGCCGGCGATGCGCTGGGCCCCGCCCGCCGTGAGCATCGGGGAGACGGTCAGGCACAGCTCGTCGAGCACGCCCGCCGCGACCATCTGCCCGAGCAGCCGCGGGCCGCCCTCGGTGAGGAGCCGGGTGTGGCCGAGGTCGGCGAGGGCCCGGACGGCACGGGCGGGGTCGACGCCGATGCCGTCCCCGGCGGTCACCACCCTGGCGCCCGCCTTCTCGGCGGTGGCGATGCGGTCCGGGGCGGCCGCGGCGCCCGTGAGGACCAGGGTGGGCACCAGGGGCGAGGTGAACAGCGGGAGCGAGAAGTCCAGGTCGAGGCTGGCGGTGACCACCGCGATCGCGGGTGCGGGCTGCTGCCCGGCCGCCTCCCGCATCGCCGCGAAGTCCTCCCGCGCGCGGGCCGGCCGGTACCCCTCCTTGCGCACGGTCTCCGCGCCGACGACCACGACGTCCGCGAGCGCCCGCAGCGTGCCGAAGATCCGCATGTCGGTGGCGTTGGAGATGGGCTGCGAGCGGCCGTCGTGCTGGGCGGCCCCGTCCAGCGTGGACACCATGTTGGCGCGCAGCCACGGCACCGGCCCGCCGGGCCCCGGCTCGGGATAGGCGTACGCGGTGGCCAGCTCCGCCAGGCTCCACTCCCGCCCGGCGCCGTCACCGGACCCGCCACCCGGCGCCGGAACTGCTGTTTCATCGGTCACAGGGAACAGACGTCGCATGCCGTGCAGTGTTCCACGCGCCGTAGCATGGTGAACCGTGTCTTCTCCCCTGGCCCCCTCCGGATCCGGCCCCATAACCGACCCGGCCCCGCTGTCCCTGTGCGCCCGTGAGCCGCATGTCCCCGCGGACCGGCTGGTCGCCGAGATGGTGCCGCCGCCGCGGTTCGACTCGGTCCGCTTCAGCACGTACCTCCCCGACCCGAACCAGCCCAGCCAGACGGAGGCCGTCCACGTCCTGGAGGGTTTCGCGGCGGGTCTCGGCCCGGGCGGGGCCGCGGGGTCCGGCAAGCGGCGGCTGTTCGGCTTCGGCAAGGCGCCGAAGAAGACCCCCGCGGGCCCGCGCGGCGTCTACCTCGACGGCGGGTACGGGGTCGGCAAGACCCACCTGCTGGCGTCCCTGTGGCACGCGACCCCGGCGGAGCCCGAGCTGAAGGCGTTCGGCACGTTCGTGGAGCTGACCAACCTGGTCGGCGCCCTCGGCTTCCAGCAGACGGTCCGGACACTGTCCGGCCACCGCCTGCTGTGCATCGACGAGTTCGAGCTCGACGACCCGGGCGACACCGTCCTGGTCTCCACCCTGCTCGGCAAGCTGGTCGACGCGGGCGTGGCGCTCGCCTCCACCTCGAACACGCTGCCCGGCAAGCTCGGCGAGGGCCGCTTCGCGGCGGCCGACTTCCTGCGCGAGATCCAGGGCCTGTCCGCCCACTTCCGCGCCCTGCGCATCGACGGCGAGGACTACCGCCACCGCGGTCTGCCCGAGGCGCCGCCGCCGTACTCCGACACACAGGTCACCGACGCGGCGCACGCCACCGAGGGCGCTTCCCTCGACGCGTTCTCGCCCCTCCTCGAGCATCTGGCCCGGGTCCACCCCAGCCGGTACGGCGCTCTGACCGACGGGATCAAGGCCGTGTGCCTCACCGGTGTGCGGCCGGTTCCGGACCAGTCGACCGCCCTCAGGCTGGTCGTTCTCGCGGACCGGCTCTACGACCGCGAGGTGCCCGTGCTGGCCTCGGGCCTGCCCTTCGACCAGCTCTTCAGCGACGAGATGCTGAACGGCGGCTACCGCAAGAAGTACTTCCGGGCCATCTCCCGGCTCACCGCGCTGGCCCGCGACGCGGGCAAGCTGGTGGGCCCCCGCTGACCACCACTCCATTACCGCGTCAACGACCCGCCGGGTAGAGCTTGTTCAAGCCAGCCCACCTGTGGTTTTCAGGCTCTCTTCAGCTTGAAACGTTAAGTTAACCCTGCAAACGACCTTGCAGGGTTAACGTGTTTCTTGACCAGCCATTGACCAACTGTTGGTTCGGTCTAGACGCATGAAGTCAGCGGGAGGGGGCGCATGTTCCGAGGTACGACGGCACGGACCGTGGTTGCGGTCCTCGCCGCCGCTCTGCTCGCGCTCCAGCTCTTCGCACCGACCGCGTCCTTCGCAACCGCGCATACGCACAGCCAAGCCGAGGCCAAAGCTCAGCCCGTAACAAAGCCCTCGGGCACGTCCTCACGCCCCGGACACAAGTCCTCCGGGAAGGCTCTGCGCGACGAGACGGCCACCTGTCGCGCCGGACAGCACGGGGACCCGACCGGTCCCCTGCGGACCCGTGACCGGTCGCACACCACCGACTCCGCGCCCTCGGCGCCGGAGCGGCCCCTGCGCAAGGACATCCGGCCGACGGTGCCCGAACCGGTCAGACCCGGCGCCGGGTACCACCGCGCGTCGAGATCGTCGACGTCGCACACCCCGGCAGCCCTGCAAGTCTTCCGCTGCTGAGCGGCCGAGCAGCTCCCCCCACCCCTGTCATGCCCGTCCGACGCGCCCCCACTGCGCGCCAGGAGGAGTCACCACACTCATGCAACCCCTCATCGACAACGCCCGCACCTTCGGACAGCGCCCTGAGGAGTTCGCCCACCTCGCCGAGGGCCAGTCCCCCGACGTCCTGTTCATCACCTGCTCCGACTCCAGGGTCGTCCCGGCCCTGATCACGGGCGCCCGTCCCGGCGAGCTCTTCGAGCTGCGCACCGCGGGCAACGTCGTCCCCCCGCACTCCTTCGAGCACCCCACGTCGGAGGCGGCCACGATCGAGTACGCCGTGGAGGTCCTCGGCGTCAAGGAGATCGTGGTCTGCGGCCACTCGCACTGCGGCGCCGTGGGCGCGGTGGTACGCGGTGACGACCTCGCCGCCGTACCGGCGGTGCGCGACTGGCTCGCACGCGCCGCCGACGAGCCCGACTGCTCGGACCCCGCCGACCCGACGGTCGCCGAGGCCGTGCAGAACCACGCCCTCGCCCAGGTCCTGCGCCTGCGGTCGTACCCCTGCATCGAGCGCCGGCTGGCGGAAGGACGGCTCGGCCTGCACGCCTGGTTCTACGAAGTGCACACCGGCATCGTGCGCGAACACCGCGGGGACACCGACTCCTTCGAGAAGCTGTGAGGGGCACCATGACCAAGTTCCCTTACCTCAGGCAGGACTTCACCGCCTCGCTCGTCGTCTTCCTGGTCGCGCTCCCGCTGTGCGTGGGCGTGGCCGTCGCCTCCGGTGTCCCGGCCGAACTCGGCCTGATCACCGGCATCGTGGGCGGACTCGTCACCGGATTCCTGCCGGGCAGCAGCCTTCAGGTGTCCGGGCCGGCCGCCGGTCTGACCGTGCTCGTCTTCGAAGCGGTCGACACCTACGGGCTGCCCGCGCTCGGCATCATCGTGCTGGCCGCCGGTCTGCTCCAGCTCGTCATGGGCGCGCTGAAGCTCGGCCGCTGGTTCCGTGCGATATCCGTCTCGGTCGTCGAGGGCATGCTGGCCGGAATCGGTCTGGTGCTCATAGCCGGCCAGCTGTATGCGACGGCCGGACTGAAGGCACCCGCCTCCGGCATCGACAAGATCCTGGGCCTGCCCGGTGCGGCCGTCGACGCGGCCGGTAGCACGGCGGCGCTCACCTCCCTCGCGCTCGGAGCGGCCACCATCACGGTGATGGTGCTGTGGAAGAAGCTGCCGAAGAAGGCCCAGGCCGTGCCCGGCGCGCTCGCCGCGGTGATCCTGGCGATCGCGGCCAACGCCGTCTTCGACCTGCCGGTCGCCACGGTCGAGGTGAAGGGCCTGCTGGAATCCATCCAGCCGCCCGGCCTGGACGCCTTCGGCAGTGTGGGCATCGGCATCATCGGCACGATCGTCGCCTTCACCCTGATCGCCTCCGCCGAGAGCCTCTTCAGCGCCGCCGCCGTGGACCGGCTGCACGACGGCCCGCGCACCCAGTACGACAAGGAGCTCATGGCGCAGGGCGCGGGCAACACCGTCTGCGGTGTGCTCGGCGCGCTGCCGATGACCGCGGTCATCGTCCGCAGCTCCGCCAACGTCAGCGCGGGCGCCAGGACCAAGGCGTCCCGGGTGATGCACGGCGTGTGGCTGCTGCTGTTCGCCGCGCTGCTGCCGAGCACGCTGGCCCTGATCCCGCTGCCCGCCCTCGCCGGCATCCTGGTCCACGCGGGCTGGAAGCTGATCCCGTTCGCCAAGATCGTGCCGCTGTGGCGGGAGCACCGGGGCGAGGCACTCATCCTCGTCGTCACCGCGGTGTCGATCGTCGCGGTGAACATGTTCGAGGGCGTGCTCATCGGTCTGGCCCTGTCGGTCGTCAAGACCGCCTGGGAGGCCTCGCACATCAAGCTCGAGATCATCGACAAGGGCGCGGGCCCGATCCAGGCCTACCTGTCCGGCAACGCGACCTTCCTGCGGCTGCCGAAGATCCTCGACAGCCTGGAGAGCCTGCCCCAGGACCGTCCGGTCGAGCTGGATCTCACGGGTCTGCACCACCTCGACCACGCCTGCCGCACGGCCCTGGAGAGCTGGGCCGCACGCCACAGCGCGACGGGCACGGAGCCGGTGAAGGTCACGGAGCCCGAGGTGACCCCGGCGGAGAAGGTCACCGCCGTCTAGCCACCCGAGCGGATCACCCGTGCACGGGTCCGGGGCGCGCAGCCGGCGCGCCCCGGATCACGTGTGTCCGCCCCCGTTCCGGCCCCGGTACCGGGGCATGGCCCCACGCCCCGGTTCAGGCATATCGTTACAGAAGTAGACGAATTCGGACCTCTGAACGGGGAGGTCGGCATGGTCGAAGAGGTGGTCGGCGTGGTGGCCGCGGTCGGGGCCGGTGCGCTGGTGTATCTGGCCGCCGCGGCGCGGGTCGTCAAGCAGTACGAGCGCGGGCTCGTCTTCCGGCTCGGACGCCTGCACGGGGACGTGCGGCTGCCCGGCTTCAACCTGATCGTTCCGGGGGTGGAGCGGCTCCGCAAGGTCAACATGCAGATCGTGACCATGCCCGTGCCCGCCCAGGAGGGCATCAGCCGCGACAACGTGACCGTGCGGGTCGACGCGGTGGTGTACTTCAAGGTCGTGGATCCGTCGGCCGCGATCGTCAACGTCGAGGACTACCGCTTCGCCGTCTCGCAGATGGCCCAGACGTCGCTGCGCTCGATCATCGGCAAGAGCGAGCTGGACGACCTGCTGTCCAACCGCGAGAAGCTCAACCAGGGCCTGGAGCTGATGATCGACAGTCCCGCCGTGGAGTGGGGCGTCACCATCGACCGCGTGGAGATCAAGGACGTCTCCCTGCCGGACACCATGAAGCGCTCCATGGCCCGCCAGGCCGAGGCCGACCGGGAGCGGCGGGCCCGGCTGATCAATGCCGACGCCGAGTACCAGGCCTCCAAGAAGCTGGCCCAGGCCGCCCGTCAGATGGCCGACACGCCCTCGGCGCTCCAGCTCCGGCTGCTGCAGACCGTCATGGCGGTGGCGGCGGAGAAGAACTCCACGCTCGTGCTGCCCATTCCGGTGGAACTCCTGCGCTTCCTGGAGCGGGGCGCACAGCCACCCGCGGAGCGCTCCGGGCTCGCGGAGAGTCCGGGGCCCGCGGCGAGTCCGGGGCCCGCGGCGAGTCCGGGGCCCGCGGCGAGTTCAGGACAAGCGGAGAGTCCGGGACACGCGGAGAGTCCGGGACACGCGGGGGCCGCGGAGCGCGCGGAGATCACGGAGCGGGCCGTCGACCTGACCGACCAGGCCGGAGAGGCCATGGAGAAGCTGCGGCGCGCCGTCGAGCAGTGACCCGCGCTACGCGCGTGGTTCCCGCTGCCCGCACCAGGTGATAGACACAACGGGATCACAGTTCCTGTCCGCCAGCAGGAAGGTTTCCCCATGACCGAAACCGGTCGCTTCGCGTCACGACGTCAGATGCTCGCGGGAACGGGCGCCGTGGGCGTCGGGATCGCGTTCTCCGGCGCGCTCTCCGAACTCTTCGCCGGTACCGCCGCCGCACAGGGCATGGGCCGCACCGGCTACGGCCCGCTCGTCCCCGACCCGAAGGGCGTCCTCGACCTGCCGGAGGGGTTCGCCTACCGGATCCTCTCCCGCGAGGGGGACGAACTCCGTTCCGGTGAGGGCAAGGTGCCCTCCAACCATGACGGCATGTCGGCCTTCCCGGGCAGAGGCGGCCGGGTCCATCTGGTCCGCAACCACGAGAACCGCGCCAACGGCAGGGTCCCGGTCCCCACCGTCGAGGGCCTCACCTACGACCCGGCCGCCAAGGGCGGCTGTACGGCGCTGACGCTCGACTCCCGCAACCGGGTGCAGTCGGAACGCGTCGCGATCGCCGGCACGGCCGTGAACTGCGCGGGCGGGCCCACCCCTTGGCACACCTGGCTGACCTGCGAGGAGACCGAGGACAGGGCCGGTACCAACGGCTACACCAAGGACCACGGCTTCATCTTCGAGGTCGACCCGGCCGACCCGCACCGCAGCGGGGCCGTGCCGCTGACCGCGATGGGCCGCTTCGCGCACGAGGCGATCGCCGTCGATCCCCGGCGGGGCGTGGTCTACGAGACCGAGGACGCCTTCGAGAAGCCCTTCGGCCTCTTCTACCGCTTCCTGCCGGACCGGCCGCTGGGCGGCCGGGGTTCGCTGCGGGCGGGTGGTCGGCTCCAGGCGATGCGCGTGCCCGGGGTGCCGGACCTGTCGTCCATCCAGGACGTCGGCGCCGAGTTCGACCACATCGAGTGGGTCGACGTCCCGGATCCGCAGGCCGCGCAGACGCCGATCCGTTTCCAGGACTTCGGCCGCAAGGGCATCACCCACGCGCAGAAGCTGGAGGGCTGCTACTGGGGCGGCCGTTCGGTGTACTTCGTGTCGTCCTTCGCGCGCCGGTCTGACGGTTCGGCCGCCGACCACTACGGGCAGGTCTGGCGCTACGACCCGGAGCGCCGCCGGCTCACCCTGGTGATCGTCTTCGGCCCGGACACCGATGTGCAGCTGCCGGGCGAGTCGCCGGACAACATCTGCCTGGCGCCCAGCGGCGGCCTGATGGTCTGCGAGGACGGCAACGGCGCCCAGCACGTCTTCGGTGTCACCAGGCGCGGCCAGGTCTACGCGATGGCCCGCAACCGGCAGAACATCGGCACCGCGGAGGAGCCGGAGTGGGGTGAGTTCGCCGGGGTGGCCTTCTCCCCGGACGGCGACACGATGTACGTCAACTGCTACGCGCCCGGCACCACCTTCGCGGTGACGGGCCCCTGGCGCCGGTAGCGGCGGCTGCGGACCGGGGGGCCGGGTGCGACACCCGGCGCCCCGCCACGGCACCTCGCACGCCCCCGATCACCTGATCCCGGCAGTGCCGGGAACGGCTGCTGGGGCGGCCCTGGTCCCGCCGGTCAGGCGGCCAGCAGGGCGTCGATCTGGCCGACGGCCTCCTTCAGGCCCTCCTCCATGCCCATGGAGACCATCTGCTCCATCTGCTCGCGGGAGTCGAA
Protein-coding regions in this window:
- a CDS encoding PhoX family protein, encoding MTETGRFASRRQMLAGTGAVGVGIAFSGALSELFAGTAAAQGMGRTGYGPLVPDPKGVLDLPEGFAYRILSREGDELRSGEGKVPSNHDGMSAFPGRGGRVHLVRNHENRANGRVPVPTVEGLTYDPAAKGGCTALTLDSRNRVQSERVAIAGTAVNCAGGPTPWHTWLTCEETEDRAGTNGYTKDHGFIFEVDPADPHRSGAVPLTAMGRFAHEAIAVDPRRGVVYETEDAFEKPFGLFYRFLPDRPLGGRGSLRAGGRLQAMRVPGVPDLSSIQDVGAEFDHIEWVDVPDPQAAQTPIRFQDFGRKGITHAQKLEGCYWGGRSVYFVSSFARRSDGSAADHYGQVWRYDPERRRLTLVIVFGPDTDVQLPGESPDNICLAPSGGLMVCEDGNGAQHVFGVTRRGQVYAMARNRQNIGTAEEPEWGEFAGVAFSPDGDTMYVNCYAPGTTFAVTGPWRR